A region of Mammaliicoccus sp. Dog046 DNA encodes the following proteins:
- a CDS encoding GAF domain-containing protein yields MEQNQPNYDLLNRQLDGLLSGEQDFIANLSNTSAFINQFLPNINWVGFYLIKNDALKLGPFQGLPACVDIEIGKGVCGTAVSKKETQLVADVNAFPGHIACDANSQSEIVVPVYYNNEIIAVLDIDAPIKSRFNSEDQEGLEQLVKTLENHIHL; encoded by the coding sequence ATGGAACAAAATCAACCAAATTATGATTTATTAAATAGACAATTAGATGGCCTATTATCTGGTGAACAAGATTTCATCGCTAACTTAAGTAATACGTCAGCATTTATTAATCAATTTTTACCTAATATCAACTGGGTAGGATTTTATCTTATTAAAAACGATGCTTTAAAACTTGGACCGTTTCAAGGATTACCTGCTTGTGTAGATATTGAAATTGGAAAAGGTGTATGTGGTACTGCAGTATCTAAGAAAGAAACGCAACTTGTCGCAGATGTGAATGCATTCCCAGGACACATCGCATGTGACGCAAACAGTCAATCTGAAATTGTTGTACCTGTTTATTATAACAATGAAATTATTGCAGTGTTAGATATTGATGCACCTATTAAGTCTAGATTTAATAGTGAAGATCAAGAAGGATTGGAACAACTCGTTAAAACATTAGAGAATCATATTCATCTTTAA